A window of Fusarium falciforme chromosome 1, complete sequence genomic DNA:
GGGAACCATTTATCGATCGGCGCTTACGAGTTTCGAGGATGTATTCATGGAATGGACGGTGTGTATTGATTGTGTGAGACTTCAAGTTGGCTTGGAGTTTTGTTTGTtaaagcaagcaagcaagcacctaaggtaggtaggtaggtactcTGGAACATCAAGACGCGGGGATTCATTCGTTGTCTTGCTTCGTTCACTGGCAGGGCATATCCCTCGCCTTGGGTCTTCCTCGATCAGCAAATacaaaaaagaaataaagagaCTTGTCTCGGCCCTTTGTCCCTGAAATGTTTGGTGTGTGATGCGTGATGGTTGACCTGAGCGAGATTTCAGGTGTGAATACCTATGCCGGGAAATCATCGGATGATTCCGTCATCTCATATCGCCTTCAAGTCTCAACTGGAGTAATTCAACACCTCGATATTTATGAATCTGCTGTGCCCACCTCATCTTCCCAACATTGAGATACAGGAAGTTGCGGACTTGTTGAATTTTATCCTTCGTGACTCTAATAGAAGCCATTGGCCCTTCATCTGTCAATTGGTCATCTATTGTTTCTCGTCACATTGTGCTGGTCGCGTTCTCATCACTGCTCTTTCATCCTTAATCCCATCCTCGTTTCTACACGTCCGCTCAAGGCTCAAAAGGCGCGAGAAATTCTAACCATGTCTAACCGCTTTGTATCGGCGGGGACAATTGGCTCCTCAGGGGAACTCTCTAAAGACACAGGCGCCGCAGCAGCGCCCACTGAGCAGCCCCTGTACGACTCTGCGAAGAATAAGGAGTGGGAGACGGTTCAGAAGGAGCTCGATGCTGAGCGGCGTCGGCGCGAGGAGCAGCGCGTCAAGGCCGCCACCGGAGAGGGCGAGCAGAGCCTGTATGACATTTTGCAGGCGAATAAAGGCAAGCCAACACCTCACTGAAGTTGCCCGTGGATTGAAGAGCTGACCGGGAACTGCAATAGCGGCAAAGCAAGCTGCGTTTGAAGAACAGACCAAGCTGCGCAACCAGTTCCGCGccctggatgatgacgagataGAGTTTCTGGACGAGATACGCGCCAACAAGCGCGCAGAGGAGGAACGCGTGCGGCGCGAGACGGAGGAAGGTCTCAAGGCGTTTAGGGAGAGGCAGAAGGGTGATGCTGGAGAGAAGCCGCAGGATGAGCCTGCTGCAGAAGGGGAAGGCGAATCGTGGGAGGTTGGACGGAAAAGAAAGCGCGTCAAGGAGAGGGATGTCAAGGGTCTGAGGAGAAAAGTCAGCGCCGCAGAAGAGGGTggcaaggatgaggagcCTGCAAAGCAAAGGGAGACCGAGGTAAAGAAGCAGCCGGAAGAAGCAAAGGCAGAGAGCAAGGCCGAGACAAGTACGAAAccggccgagaagaagggccTCGGGTTGGTGGGTTACGGGAGTGATTCAGACGAGGACGATTGAGAatcaaagatataagagattcGTAACTCTTGAAGGGGAGTAATGCCTTGGGATTATAAAGTACAGTGAGCCATACCGCAAATACCATCCCTCGCTCTATCGTAGATGCAACATAGATATGGAACCAAGCCCTTCGCCCTTGGTATGACATGGTTAAATATACAAGAATAGTTTTCCTCGTCGCGCCTCCACCAGGTTATTGTACATGAAACCACATAGCAGCGTCCTTTTTTTTCATCACGTTCCTTTTTTGCGTTTTAGCACATGGCAGGATGGGCTCCTGCTCACTCGTCGCTGTTCACATCACCGACATTGGGTGTCATGGGCTTGGCGTTCCAGGAATCGACTCCCCAGCGCCAAAGGCTGCGGAAGCTGCCCTTGAGCCATCCCTCGATCTCCGCCTCAGGGACAACAATCTGAGCAGCGCGggcctcgtcctcggggCTGATCTCGAACCGACGCATGCGCTGCATCAGACGAGCGTCCACGACAAGGGGCGACGCCCagatcttctccttgacggGCAcggcaggagcagcagcgctGTCATCCTCCTTGGGGGCCTCGTTGTCCCACACCGACTTGAcccagtccttctcctcatgcTGTAGGACGAGCTGCTGCTCGTACTGGCCGTCAGCCTCGCGCCATTCccgggaggaggcggcgaagCACACGGCGGCGACCTCGCGGCCGATCTCGTCGGCGAGCTTGCGGCGGTTGAAGAAGCGGTTGAGGCGGACAAAGGTATGGCGGAAGCCGAGGCGGTGGGGGAAGGGGATGGGGTTGGAAGGGGAGAACTCGAAGGGGATCTGGGCAGGGAGGCTGGCTAGAGAGTAGTCGTCGGGGGAGTTGTAAGGGGGTGGTTGAGGTGGTCGTTCGGGCTTCTTttcatcctccttcttctcgtcttccttcttctcctccggcttctctccctctccctcagtCTTTACGCCCTCAGGAGAACCCTCAACAGCGGCCGTCGTCGTTTCGGGCTCAGGTTTGGCAGGAGGGTCAAGAGGTCCAAGCCAGCCCTCATGTAGACCTCTCACGTACTCCTTCCATGTATGCCGTCCAAAGATGATATCACCCTTTGTGCCCTCATACTCTGGCACACTGTTCTTTTTCCTCAATGCCTCGATGGTAGCTTCGTCTGTTTGCAGATCCACCTCATCTGGTCGCTCATCCTTTCTCCGCGCTCGACGAATTTTCTCTGCCACGGCGGCTCTCACGTCACCCTGTTGCCTCCCCTGAACAAACTCCCAGTCCAATCCCGAGGCCGCGAGGACGGGCTTCGCATACTCAATAAAGTGGTCCTGGGCAACGCGCAGACCATCGCCGGGGGGCGCCTCGAGGTAGATGGTCAACTTGCGGGGAAGCTGGCTCGCCGAACTGATGGTGTCCTTGGCGAGAGGGGCGACGACGTGCTTCCACTTTGCTGTGGCTCGCTTTTTCTCGCGCTTGTCGTAGATGATGGCAGCAGAGATGGTGCCTGTGATGGCCCAGAAGATGAGCCAGTTGCGGGAGGGCAGCTTCCGGGGGAGGTTCGGCAGGCCCATCATGCGAAGAGCCGGGTTCTGGGTCGGCTTGGGAGTGGGCGCCTTGTAGGTGGCTCCGgtgccggcgccggcggcgGGCTGCGCGGGGGGGTTCTGCTCGGCCATTGCGAATCCGATGCCGCGGGAATTGTCTGAAGGGGCTCGCGGAGGGACGAAACGCTTCGTCAATGGCGTCTGAGGGGTCGTTTATACGACGGGCGGGCGATCTTGATATCGGCCTGGCGGTGGTAGTTCGGACCGCTTAGAGGGAAAAAAATGATGGCGATAAGCGGCGGTGCGATAAGGACCGGGATGGAAATACCCAGGCTCCGGGCACTAGCTCTGGAGGGGTTCACTTGGGAATCCGTGTGGTTCGGATTGGCGTTGCGAGGCCAAAACAGAAAGAAAAGTTGGAAACCTCAAGTTGATCTCTTAAGATTCTCCCATCCCTGAAGATTTCCATGTTGCTAATTGGTTCTGTAATGGGTGCTGCATGGTGTTGGTATTGAGATTGACAACTTTGTGAGATACTTTCTCCCCTGGATACTCAAGCTTCCACAATGCTTCTGGAAGGTGTCGGGACCCCTGGTAGGACATCTCGTGTCTATGGTTAATAAGGTTGTGAGTGTCTAGTATTGTCTTACTGGAAAGGTGCCCGAGATCTGATGTCTGCGATACATGGCCATGTAGGACCTGTGATCAGAGAAGGCCATGCTCATGACAGTAGCCCAGTCTCATCCGTCAGTCTCACAACAGTTGACAATAACGGCGATACTCTCTCCTCgtccatggatggatccctGGGGAATTGCCATGTGGGAAGCACAGGCGGCGGATGCAACCACACGGGCCGGAACCGAAGCGAGCGTGGCGCCTTGTCATATGGGAgcgtattaataaaagcacGACCCAACTTGAGACATCAGGTAGAGAGGCTCATCTCAACTGGATGGCTTGCAATTATTCGCAACCCAAGACAGTCCGACCCAGACTGCTGAGCCATTGCGGTGAGCCGTGAGCCCCGTTGGTCACCGCATCCAGAGACGCAAACAACCTACAGCGAGAGGAGCAACCCCAGTAGTAGGCGCAGTCCTCATGCAATCCATCTCTGTCTGCCCAACTGGAGctgaggctgggctggctgcaGGTGCAGGTGCCAGGTTCACCTGAGGCTCAGGAGTCGTGGTGGAGGGCCAAGACGGTGTCTGGGGAAACACAACAGCAGGGGTGCAGCCCCTGAGGGATCTCCTAGGCAAGGAACTTACCTCTGGAGGACACGCCCCGAAATCGAGTCCGTTCGTTGCCCGATGGGTAGAGAGCCCGAAGGAGGAGACTGGCGGGTGCCGAGCCAGAGGGTGGCCAATCCACGGTTGGTTGACCACCAACACCGCCGCTCTCAAATAATATTCGCTTGGGGAGGTGGGTGAAGGGAGCATGTTTTGGAGCATGTGTGTGTTGGTTAAGTAGGAGGTGGCAAATgagaggagggagatggcCTGGTTATGAATGAACCATTTGCCTCTAGCTGTCGTGTCCAAGCAAGAGTCTCACCGAGGTCGATAATTATAGTTGACGGTCAGCGAACGAGCATCCATCATCCTTCCAAGTTCCATCCCGTCTCTGCCTGCAGGATACTTGCATGCTGTAGCACCTATATTGGGTACGGCCGATCGTCGCAtctgatccatccattcctaGGTTCCATAGATAGACAGATCCCACAGACATTGCCGACTCAGCACCGCCTCTGTATCACGGCGGGAACTGGACCCAAAGCCCCTGATTAGTAGCCGGTTGACGGGAGACTCTTCATCACCGCCCAGCAGCCGTCAGGGGCAGCGGTCGAGCAGTGGCATTgaaggatggatggttgcAGTTGGCGGCTCGGGGAGAAGTTATAGCGGCCACAgcggccaccaccaccgcttCTTAGAGCACCACCTAACTACAAGCAGCCCGCCCACTGCTGCTACGTACCTCCCTAACCTGCCCCGGTCCAGGCCGCCCGCCGCCCGTGGACCCTCAACCCCTCGGAACCTCCCCCCCAAAACACTCCCGTCGTGTGCCAAAACCAAAACGTTCACGGACGATCCCTGCGCGTTTCGACCTGGAGGAGGCGCCGACTTGCATCTGTCATCAGCCCGGCAGCACTACCTAGGTAAGTACACGACGGGGccttctctccctcttgcgcatccatctcttctcttcttcatcactcCGCTCCGCTGCCTCGTGCGTGCTGTTCATCGCTGGTTGCGCTCTGGACTCGAGTCTTTTGTGCCCAAAGAGACTCCAGCCCGCCGCTCTGCTAGCTCAGTCCCGCGCCCCTCGCTCCCGTCCCCTCCACAAGTGGAAGCAAGCCCCTGGACTTTGTCCTCCCCTGAAACTCTGGTTGTTGGCCATCTCCCACGCCGCCCTCatccttttcttctctcgcTGTCTGCTGTCCGTCACCGACTGCTCGATACCGCATAGCACGATACGAGGCGACCGCGACGCCGCAATCAGACAGGATGGATTCCAACAACAACCGCCTGTTCCTCAACTTTGGGAACAGCAATGACAGGTTGACCGCCTCGGATCGGGCCGCCTATCCCACCACGCCCTCGACCTTTCCTCAGCCTGTCTTCCCTCCCGCTTCTGGTCAGCAGCCTGGCCTACAGGCTCAGCAGCAGGCTTACGCTGGTGGTTATGCGCCCCAGGGTTACTTTAACCAGAACCAATACGCCCAGTATCAAGGCCAGCCGCTGAACGACTATGCCCAACCTGCTGGCTATCAGCCGCGATCCAATACCCCGGGCACCAACGATCCCAACACCGGTCTCGCCCACCAGTTCTCCCACCAGAACCTCGGAGGCGCTGCTCGAGCGCAGGCTTACGCTCGAGGGCCCTCGCCCGGCCAGCGTCCCCGAACCGCTGGCGCTTCAGGGCAGCCAGCCTATTCCGGGTACATGAACGCACCTCCCATGCCCAACCAACCTGCTGCTCCTGTCGAGGAGTTCCAGCGAGCGCCCGAGAGAAATCCCGACCGATATGGCACCAATGCCAACAGCAACCAGAAGAAGTGCTCCCAGCTTGCTGCCGACTTCTTCAAGGACAGTGTCAAGCGTGCGCGCGAGCGTAACCAAAGGTATGGTCTACACTCTGTTATCTTTCCAGTGCTGTGTAGCTAAACGTGCTGTTTTAGACAGAGCGAGCTGGAGCAGAAACTCCAGGATCCCTCCCAGGGTTCTGCAAGACGCGAGCAGCTCTGGTCTACCGctggaagaaaagaaggccaGTACCTGCGTTTCCTGCGCACCAAGGATAAGCCCGAGAACTACAACACAGTCAAGATTATCGGAAAGGGTGCCTTTGGAGAAGTCAAGCTGGTTCAGAAGAAGGGAGATGGCAAGGTCTATGCCATGAAGTCCCTGATCAAGACGGAAATGTTCAAGAAGGACCAGCTCGCCCACGTTCGATCAGAGCGTGACATTCTCGCCGAGTCTGACAGCCCCTGGGTCGTCAAGCTGTACACCACTTTCCAGGATTCTTACTTCCTCTACATGCTGATGGAGTTCTTGCCCGGTGGAGATTTGATGACGATGCTCATCAAGTACGAAATCTTCTCTGAAGACATTACACGGTTTTACATTGCCGAGATTGTCCTCGCCATTGAGGCTGTACACAAGTTGGGCTTTATCCATCGGTATGCGCCACCCCTATTCCTCGGTATCCCTCGGTATCCCCCCTGAAACCTGACTGACTCTGAAACAGTGACATCAAGCCCGACAACATTCTTCTGGACCGTGGTGGTCACGTCAAGCTGACTGATTTTGGTTTGTCGACGGGTTTCCACAGACTCCATGACAACAACTACTACCAGCAGCTGCTTCAGGGGCGATCTAACCGGCCGCGTGACCGTAACTCGGTCGCCATCGATCAGATTAACCTCACTGTCAGCAACCGATCTCAGATTAACGACTGGCGACGATCACGAAGATTGATGGCGTACTCGACCGTTGGAACTCCTGACTACATCGCCCCTGAAATCTTTACCGGACATGGTTACACCTTTGACTGCGATTGGTGGTCGCTGGGAACCATCATGTTCGAGTGTCTCGTTGGATGGCCCCCTTTCTGCGCTGAGGATAGCCACGACACGTACCGAAAGATTGTCAACTGGAGACAGACCCTGTACTTCCCGGACGATATCACACTGGGCACTGATGCTGAGCATCTGATCCGAAGGTAAGGCATTCAATGCATCGAGATGACGGACGAGATTGCTAACGTAAACCAGTATGGTCTGTAACACGGAGAACCGTCTTGGCCGTGGAGGTGCACACGAGATCAAGAACCATGCTTTCTTCCGTGGCGTTGAGTTTGACAGCCTGCGCCGCATCCGCGCACCTTTCGAGCCTCGCCTGACCTCCAACATTGACACGACCTACTTCCCCACTGATGAAATCGACCAGACGGATAACGCGACGGTCCTCAAGGCTCAGGCCATCCAGAACGGCCGACAGGCGGAGGAATCTCCCGAGATGTCCCTGCCCTTCATCGGCTACACCTTCAAGCGGTTTGATAACAACTTCCGGTAATTCGCGCCAAGAAATCTTTGACTCCGGCATGTGTtcatcttggagaaggcCTAGTTCTGTGAACGGGCCTTGCTTCACTCGAGCTGGGAAAGGGCAGCACTCTGGAAGCGCAGAGACGACGCCTTACAACACTCAGCAATGGTTTGACGACCGATCAGGTTCTTGGATGCTCTCGGGTCTTGGTGCCCTTGAGCTTTGTGCTTTTTCAAGATGCCTCCTTGAAGGCTGTAATTGCAGGGCAAGTCTAGATAGCAGGCTTCTGGCTCGGGCAAGCTTTTTATCATGTATGGATTTCATTGTACTGAGCATGTAACAAAAGAGGGTAGTTCAGACCTTGCTGAAGAAGTCAAAGACTAATAAAACAAGTTGAAACTTGAAGGGGTATTTGCATAGTCTCTTGTGATTATTGACACCTGATTAACGGTGGATACATGACAACATGTAGTCATGTCGTAGGCCTTGGTATGGTGCTATTTACATTCTACTACAACTGGAAAGGCCTTGGTCAGCAAAACTCTTGGTTGCAGCAAGATTGTCCCTTACTCTTGTACATGGAGAGCCCAAGCTTGAGCCTCAGCTCGTATCGACCGTAATAGCAATTGTGGATGACAGAGCTCGTGTAGCGCCTTGACATGGCGGACGGCCAATCTCTGCGCCGTCATGTGCCAAATAACTATCCTTCAACGCCATATCCTAAACCGcataaccttttaattactccCGCCTAAAAGAAACCGCGATCACATCCGTGTTCATCTCCGTGCTGTCAGACCAGGTGCCGCGTTGAAGCGCTCCTCACGCTCCGTCATAAACATAACCTGGATCCAGTACTCCTTGGCATCGGGATCCCAGAAGCAGAATTGTCGGTCCTCGCGCTTGTCCAGCTCGCGAGCTGGGATCTTGAAGCCGACCGTCTCGTAGGGCTCGGCGGC
This region includes:
- a CDS encoding Serine/threonine-protein kinase cot-1, with protein sequence MDSNNNRLFLNFGNSNDRLTASDRAAYPTTPSTFPQPVFPPASGQQPGLQAQQQAYAGGYAPQGYFNQNQYAQYQGQPLNDYAQPAGYQPRSNTPGTNDPNTGLAHQFSHQNLGGAARAQAYARGPSPGQRPRTAGASGQPAYSGYMNAPPMPNQPAAPVEEFQRAPERNPDRYGTNANSNQKKCSQLAADFFKDSVKRARERNQRQSELEQKLQDPSQGSARREQLWSTAGRKEGQYLRFLRTKDKPENYNTVKIIGKGAFGEVKLVQKKGDGKVYAMKSLIKTEMFKKDQLAHVRSERDILAESDSPWVVKLYTTFQDSYFLYMLMEFLPGGDLMTMLIKYEIFSEDITRFYIAEIVLAIEAVHKLGFIHRDIKPDNILLDRGGHVKLTDFGLSTGFHRLHDNNYYQQLLQGRSNRPRDRNSVAIDQINLTVSNRSQINDWRRSRRLMAYSTVGTPDYIAPEIFTGHGYTFDCDWWSLGTIMFECLVGWPPFCAEDSHDTYRKIVNWRQTLYFPDDITLGTDAEHLIRSMVCNTENRLGRGGAHEIKNHAFFRGVEFDSLRRIRAPFEPRLTSNIDTTYFPTDEIDQTDNATVLKAQAIQNGRQAEESPEMSLPFIGYTFKRFDNNFR
- a CDS encoding Mitochondrial import inner membrane translocase subunit TIM54 produces the protein MAEQNPPAQPAAGAGTGATYKAPTPKPTQNPALRMMGLPNLPRKLPSRNWLIFWAITGTISAAIIYDKREKKRATAKWKHVVAPLAKDTISSASQLPRKLTIYLEAPPGDGLRVAQDHFIEYAKPVLAASGLDWEFVQGRQQGDVRAAVAEKIRRARRKDERPDEVDLQTDEATIEALRKKNSVPEYEGTKGDIIFGRHTWKEYVRGLHEGWLGPLDPPAKPEPETTTAAVEGSPEGVKTEGEGEKPEEKKEDEKKEDEKKPERPPQPPPYNSPDDYSLASLPAQIPFEFSPSNPIPFPHRLGFRHTFVRLNRFFNRRKLADEIGREVAAVCFAASSREWREADGQYEQQLVLQHEEKDWVKSVWDNEAPKEDDSAAAPAVPVKEKIWASPLVVDARLMQRMRRFEISPEDEARAAQIVVPEAEIEGWLKGSFRSLWRWGVDSWNAKPMTPNVGDVNSDE